Part of the Sinorhizobium sp. BG8 genome, CAGAACGGCCCGCGTGCGCCTGCCGGACGGCACGGTGAAGGAATTCGCCGAGACCCGCACCGTCGAGGGCGTCGCCTTCGCGCCCAAAGGGTTGAGGATCGGCATCGCGCGCTACAACGGCGTTTCGATGCACTGGGTGGCCACCAATGCCCCGCCCGTCGACCTTGAGTGGAAGGGCGCCCATACGGGTGTGATCTTTTCGCCAGACGGGCGCTTCGTGGTGACGTCGATGCAGGAGAACGCTCTCCACGGCTGGAAGCTCGACGGCAAGGCGGGCGCCGACACGCGCCACATGCGCATGACGGGCTATCCGGCCAAGGTAAAATCTCTCTCCTGGTCGGCCAAGGGCAAGTGGCTTGCTTCCTCCGGCGCGCCGGCAGCCATCGTCTGGCCCTTTGCGGCCAAGGACGGCCCGATGGGCAAGGCACCGCTGGAACTCGGTACGCGCGCCGACGTGATGGTGACGGCCGTCAGCTGCCATCCGGTCGAGGATGTCGTCGCCATAGGCTATTCCGACGGCATGGTTCTCGCCGCCCGCTTCGCGGATGCGCGCGAAGTGCTGTTGCGCCGGCCGGGCAAAGGTGCGATCACCT contains:
- a CDS encoding WD40 repeat domain-containing protein — its product is MPTVAPLDLDGHVVAAVFLGDVPFFASASGEIHRLDNGHKVTQAHQGLLACVRDAANDTLVTGGEDGKVLRISSEGTSTTLAEVPRKWISVVAPGPQGAVAFAEGRTARVRLPDGTVKEFAETRTVEGVAFAPKGLRIGIARYNGVSMHWVATNAPPVDLEWKGAHTGVIFSPDGRFVVTSMQENALHGWKLDGKAGADTRHMRMTGYPAKVKSLSWSAKGKWLASSGAPAAIVWPFAAKDGPMGKAPLELGTRADVMVTAVSCHPVEDVVAIGYSDGMVLAARFADAREVLLRRPGKGAITSMDWSRNGKLLAFASETGDCGVIDIAG